The nucleotide window AGCAATGTACCGCCGAGACAGTAGCCCACGGCATTGATCTCGTCCTCGCCAGTCGCCCGCGCGATGGCATCCAAAGCCGCCAGTGTGCCCTCCGAGAGATAGTCTTCGAATTGCTTCTCTGCCAGTCCGGCATCTGGATTTACCCAGGAGATAACGAAAACAGTGAAGCCTTGATCCACAGCCCACTTGACGAAGGAATTTTTTTCGCGCAAATCGAGAATATAGTACTTATTGATCCACGGCGGCACGATCAGCAACGGACGTTTATAGACTTTCTCAGTGCTCGGTTCGTACTGGATGAGCTGCATCAGGTCGGTCTGGAATACGACCTTGCCTTTCGTGGTGGCAATGTTTTCACCCAGCTTGAAGGCATCAAGGTCAGTCATTCGGATTTTCAGTTTGCCGCGCCCGCGCTCAAGGTCGTCCAACAGGTTCTTCAGTCCCTGCACCAGGTTCTGACCACCCGACTCGACCGTGGAACGCAACACTTCGGGGTTGGTGATCGGGAAATTGGTGGGCGCCAGGGCATCGACGAACTGGCGAGTGTAGAACTCGACTTTCTTCTTGGTCTTCTCATCCATGCCCTCCACCTCGGCGACGGTGTTCTGCAGCCAGTTGGCGGTGAGCAGGTAGGTCTGCTTCACGTAATCAAAGAAGAAGTGCTCCTCCCAATCGTCGTGTTTGAAGCGGCGATCCGTCTTGTCGGGGGCAATCGCCGGTTCGACCTGCATACCGAAAAAGGAGGCGGCGCTTTTGTGCCAGATATCCAGATACCCCTGCCACAGCGTGAAGTTGGCCTCAGCCAGTTTGGCCGGGTTTTGCAGCATCTTTTCCGTCAGTTGCAAAAAGGCCTGCCCCAAATTGGTTCGATCCCCCATCCCCATGTGGCCTTCCGCCACCTGCTTGCCCAGCCAGTCATTGACGATACGCTGGCTTTGCTCAGCGATTCCCACCATCGTCTCCGAAAGTTTCGCGAGATCAGGCATTTGGATATCGGCTGTCTGGGGTTCGGCCATCTTGGGTTTGCTCCTCGTGATTGTCAGGTCGGCGTGCACTAACGACAGGGGTAACACCCTCAGTCCCTAGGGGATTTGGCGGGCTGGAGATATCTGAACCGGGAATTCGTCAATTTGACGCGGGAAAACTACCCGATTTGTCGCTGCGCTGCAACATTTTTAGCGGGGTGGCAGTGGGTTGCGGGCCTTTCACCATCATCGAAGGCCCGCCGACCATAGCGCCGGGCACACGGTCTTCGAGTGAAAAGCCGCCTCTTCGGGATCAACCGGGAGCTTGATTTTAAAGGTGGTCCCTCTACCCGACTCGCTCTCTATATCAAGCAACCCCTTGTGCTTGGTAACTAGAACCTATCTCAATATCCCGCGCGAGCTGTGCCGGTCGCTCGTGGTTTCAGCGCCAGGCGCGGCGAGCGTGGTTGGGTCATTCCCAATGAGCGAGCCGCAACACCGCGCTGGAGCCACGAGCGGCCGGCCCTTCGGGCCCACCCAGCGCCCTCTGGGGCTCAACACAGCTCACGGGGGATATTGAGATAGGCTCTATGTTGTACACCACATTGAGGCCCAAACCCGTTCCTTACCCAGATCCGGGAAATAGTCTTCGGCTTCATAGGCACCATCCAGGATCGCGGACCTGCGATAC belongs to Pseudomonadota bacterium and includes:
- the phaC gene encoding class I poly(R)-hydroxyalkanoic acid synthase, which gives rise to MAEPQTADIQMPDLAKLSETMVGIAEQSQRIVNDWLGKQVAEGHMGMGDRTNLGQAFLQLTEKMLQNPAKLAEANFTLWQGYLDIWHKSAASFFGMQVEPAIAPDKTDRRFKHDDWEEHFFFDYVKQTYLLTANWLQNTVAEVEGMDEKTKKKVEFYTRQFVDALAPTNFPITNPEVLRSTVESGGQNLVQGLKNLLDDLERGRGKLKIRMTDLDAFKLGENIATTKGKVVFQTDLMQLIQYEPSTEKVYKRPLLIVPPWINKYYILDLREKNSFVKWAVDQGFTVFVISWVNPDAGLAEKQFEDYLSEGTLAALDAIARATGEDEINAVGYCLGGTLLASTLAYLNAKNDDRIKSATFFTTMLDFSNPGELEVFIDEDELQALEAKMQKAGFLDGGEMATTFSMLRANDLIWSFFINNYLLGKEPFPFDLLFWNSDSTRMPAAMHSFYLRKMYQGNLLREPGGLTLVGEKIDLTQVKTPVYFLSTIEDHIAPWKATFDGAKLFAGQVKFVLGGSGHIAGVINPPVAGKYCYWTKTNLADSPEEWFSGAKQYDGSWWNDWYKWCYRRAGGKVAARVPGAGDLPVIEAAPGSYAKVHLNK